A single window of Nicotiana sylvestris chromosome 5, ASM39365v2, whole genome shotgun sequence DNA harbors:
- the LOC138869612 gene encoding uncharacterized protein, whose translation MRFGKKGKLSPRYVGPYKIIRRIGRVEYELDFRSELGAVHHVFHVSMLWKCIGDPSRITPIEDIHIAEDLSYAEVPVAILDRQVRKHRTKEVASVKVLWRNNNIEEMTWEAEEEMRKKYPYLFTT comes from the coding sequence atgcgatttggaaagaaggggaagCTCAGCCCCAGGTATGTTGGACCGTATAAGATTATTCGAAGGATTGGTAGGGTGGAGTACGAGCTTGATTTTCGTTCAGAATTGGGAGCAGTCCATcatgtgtttcatgtatctatgttgtgGAAGTGCATTGGAGATCCTTCACGTATTACGCCCATTGAGGATATTCACATTGCTGAAGACTTATCTTATGCAGAGGTACCAGTAGCTATTTTAGATCGGCAGGTAAGAAAGCATCGAACTAAAGAAGTGGcttccgtgaaagtgttatggcgaaatAACAACATCgaggaaatgacatgggaagctgaggaggaaatgaggaagaagtaCCCCTACCTATTTACGACTTAA
- the LOC104213235 gene encoding glycine-rich cell wall structural protein 2-like, which produces MAHSKLIAAALLILLFVDLAFCARLGKSVNGGKGGGGGGSALGSGSGYGSGYGSGEGSGYGGGDGLYGSGGGGGSGGGGGGGRGNSGMGSGSGYGFGSGSGYGSGEGIGRGGGGGGGGGRGGGGGGGGGTGNGSGYGSGYGSGSGSGYGSGGARGGGGGGGGGGGGGGGGGGGGSGNGSGYGSGSGYGSGYGSGYGGDERP; this is translated from the coding sequence ATGGCTCATTCCAAGCTTATAGCAGCTGCATTGTTGATTTTACTCTTTGTTGATCTTGCCTTTTGTGCAAGATTAGGAAAGTCGGTAAATGGCGGTAAAGGAGGCGGAGGTGGAGGGTCAGCCTTAGGGTCTGGTTCAGGTTATGGTTCGGGATATGGTTCAGGGGAAGGCTCAGGATATGGTGGGGGTGATGGGCTGTATGGGAGTGGTGGAGGTGGCGGCAGCGGAGGCGGAGGCGGTGGGGGTCGGGGAAATTCGGGTATGGGTAGTGGTTCTGGATATGGGTTCGGATCTGGATCAGGGTATGGATCGGGTGAAGGAATAGGAAGGGGTGGAGGCGGTGGAGGAGGTGGTGGTCGTGGTggaggaggtggtggtggtggcGGCACAGGAAATGGCTCAGGGTATGGTTCTGGCTATGGAAGTGGAAGTGGCTCTGGATATGGAAGTGGTGGGGCTAGAGGAGGAGGAGGCGGTGGCGGTGGAGGAGGAGGTGGCGGTGGAGGTGGTGGCGGCGGTGGCAGTGGCAATGGTTCAGGGTATGGTAGTGGCTCAGGGTATGGATCAGGCTATGGTTCAGGATATGGAGGTGATGAACGACCTTGA
- the LOC104213234 gene encoding protein BTR1-like isoform X1 — protein MAMEGAGAESNYNSSAESQLEQSSPRKSPPSSPPSQDHEEKTTYVKFLLSNAEAGSIIGKGGSTITEFQSRSGARIQLSRNFEFFPGTSDRVVMVSGLLDDLLKAVDLILGKLLDEFYVEDGGDAEPRSRFRLVVPNSSCGGIIGKGGATIKSFIEDSRAGIKISPQDNNFPGLHDRVVTVTGTLDEQMRAIELILYKLAEDPHYMQSMNAPFQYAAVYVGMNYGPPNGVGGRYPNNRHQNKEDRNNTVTIGVADEHVGLVLGRNGRSIMEISQLSGARIKISDRGDFLSGTSDRKVTITGSQRAIRTAESMISRKIANVSERSTVGEDLPFEELRINTVH, from the exons ATGGCAATGGAAGGAGCAGGAGCAGAATCGAACTACAATTCGTCAGCTGAAAGTCAGCTGGAGCAATCTTCCCCTCGCAAATCTCCGccttcttctcctccttctcAAG ACCATGAGGAGAAGACAACTTATGTCAAGTTCCTTCTATCAAATGCTGAAGCCGGTTCAATTATTGGAAAAGGTGGTTCAACTATCACTGAGTTTCAATCTCGTTCTGGGGCTAGAATTCAGTTGTCGCGCAACTTTGAATTTTTCCCTGGAACATCAGATAGAGTTGTGATGGTATCTGGGTTACTCGATGACTTACTCAAGGCAGTTGATCTTATTCTTGGTAAATTGCTAGATGAG TTTTATGTTGAAGATGGTGGTGATGCTGAACCACGCTCAAGATTTAGACTAGTTGTGCCCAACAGCTCATGTGGTGGAATAATTGGGAAAGGAGGAGCCACAATAAA GTCATTTATTGAAGACTCCAGGGCTGGCATAAAAATATCTCCTCAGGATAACAATTTCCCAGGACTGCATGATAGGGTAGTTACAGTGACCGGAACTCTAGACGAGCAGATGCGGGCTATTGAATTGATTCTATATAAGTTAGCAGAAGACCCTCATTACATGCAGTCCATGAATGCACCATTCCAATATGCAG CTGTTTATGTCGGAATGAACTATGGGCCACCAAACGGAGTTGGAGGAAGATATCCGAATAACCGACATCAGAACAAG GAAGACAGAAACAATACTGTGACTATTGGTGTTGCGGATGAGCATGTTGGGTTAGTCCTGGGGCGCAATGGTAGGAGCATAATGGAGATCAGTCAG CTTAGTGGTGCCAGAATAAAGATATCGGATAGGGGTGATTTCTTGTCCGGTACGTCTGACAG GAAGGTAACTATCACTGGATCACAAAGAGCAATTCGCACGGCTGAGTCCATGATATCTCGGAAAATAGCTAATGTTTCTGAGAG ATCCACGGTTGGAGAAGACCTTCCATTTGAGGAGCTCCGCATAAATACAGTACATTAA
- the LOC104213234 gene encoding protein BTR1-like isoform X2 yields the protein MAMEGAGAESNYNSSAESQLEQSSPRKSPPSSPPSQDHEEKTTYVKFLLSNAEAGSIIGKGGSTITEFQSRSGARIQLSRNFEFFPGTSDRVVMVSGLLDDLLKAVDLILGKLLDEFYVEDGGDAEPRSRFRLVVPNSSCGGIIGKGGATIKSFIEDSRAGIKISPQDNNFPGLHDRVVTVTGTLDEQMRAIELILYKLAEDPHYMQSMNAPFQYAAVYVGMNYGPPNGVGGRYPNNRHQNKEDRNNTVTIGVADEHVGLVLGRNGRSIMEISQLSGARIKISDRGDFLSGTSDRKVTITGSQRAIRTAESMISRKIANVSER from the exons ATGGCAATGGAAGGAGCAGGAGCAGAATCGAACTACAATTCGTCAGCTGAAAGTCAGCTGGAGCAATCTTCCCCTCGCAAATCTCCGccttcttctcctccttctcAAG ACCATGAGGAGAAGACAACTTATGTCAAGTTCCTTCTATCAAATGCTGAAGCCGGTTCAATTATTGGAAAAGGTGGTTCAACTATCACTGAGTTTCAATCTCGTTCTGGGGCTAGAATTCAGTTGTCGCGCAACTTTGAATTTTTCCCTGGAACATCAGATAGAGTTGTGATGGTATCTGGGTTACTCGATGACTTACTCAAGGCAGTTGATCTTATTCTTGGTAAATTGCTAGATGAG TTTTATGTTGAAGATGGTGGTGATGCTGAACCACGCTCAAGATTTAGACTAGTTGTGCCCAACAGCTCATGTGGTGGAATAATTGGGAAAGGAGGAGCCACAATAAA GTCATTTATTGAAGACTCCAGGGCTGGCATAAAAATATCTCCTCAGGATAACAATTTCCCAGGACTGCATGATAGGGTAGTTACAGTGACCGGAACTCTAGACGAGCAGATGCGGGCTATTGAATTGATTCTATATAAGTTAGCAGAAGACCCTCATTACATGCAGTCCATGAATGCACCATTCCAATATGCAG CTGTTTATGTCGGAATGAACTATGGGCCACCAAACGGAGTTGGAGGAAGATATCCGAATAACCGACATCAGAACAAG GAAGACAGAAACAATACTGTGACTATTGGTGTTGCGGATGAGCATGTTGGGTTAGTCCTGGGGCGCAATGGTAGGAGCATAATGGAGATCAGTCAG CTTAGTGGTGCCAGAATAAAGATATCGGATAGGGGTGATTTCTTGTCCGGTACGTCTGACAG GAAGGTAACTATCACTGGATCACAAAGAGCAATTCGCACGGCTGAGTCCATGATATCTCGGAAAATAGCTAATGTTTCTGAGAGGTGA